A DNA window from Macadamia integrifolia cultivar HAES 741 chromosome 4, SCU_Mint_v3, whole genome shotgun sequence contains the following coding sequences:
- the LOC122077115 gene encoding thymidylate kinase-like, giving the protein MGNLEPWTKPRGGTTLIIDRYSYSGVAFSSTTGFNIEWCKAPEKGLLAPDLVVYHDIPPEKAAERGGYGGERYEQLEFRGKVAQHYQMLHDATWKIVDACRPIEDIEKQLIELAMDCVSTCHKGKPLSQLWLTWYLFLAGCYSDSSGIWTGSFLGHRNGRVITKRFLAHFCSQMTSRTGKMISGELPNRLFDLGCILFLCEQGFDLIISL; this is encoded by the exons ATgggaaaccttgaaccatggaCTAAACCAAGGGGTGGAACCACACTTATCATTGATCGTTACTCTTACTCTGGGGTAGCTTTCTCATCTACCACAGGATTCAATATAGAATGGTGTAAG GCTCCTGAGAAGGGGCTGCTGGCTCCAGACCTAGTGGTGTACCATGACATACCACCTGAG AAAGCAGCAGAGAGAGGAGGTTATGGAGGTGAGAGATATGAGCAGTTGGAGTTCCGAGGGAAAGTCGCCCAACACTATCAGATGCTTCATGATGCCACATGGAAG ATTGTTGATGCTTGCCGCCCCATAGAGGATATAGAGAAACAGCTAATAGAACTTGCGATGGATTGTGTTAGCACCTGTCATAAGGGGAAGCCTCTCTCTCAACTCTGGCTAACATGGTACCTTTTTTTGGCTGGATGCTACAGTGACAGTAGTGGGATTTGGACCGGTTCATTTCTTGGGCACAGAAATGGGAGAGTCATTACCAAACGCTTTTTAGCTCATTTCTGTTCTCAAATGACATCTAGAACAGGAAAGATGATCTCGGGAGAGTTACCAAACAGGCTCTTTGATCTCGGGTGTATTCTGTTTCTCTGTGAACAGGGGTTCGATCTGATCATATCCCTTTGA